In bacterium, a genomic segment contains:
- the lexA gene encoding transcriptional repressor LexA, producing MTKPLTTRQHEILRHVATSIRRTGIVPSVREIGHALGMRSPSTVHQHLSALARKGFLRRDGDRMRVLEITDRTPLKEGEEAVHLPLIGRVSAGMPVLAEQHVEDMIPIPRSFVGWNDESFLLTVRGDSMIGAGIFDGDLVIVRCQATASSGDIVVALQGEEATVKRLAVEDGGPYLRSENPAYAPIRGEFEILGKVVGLLRRFPAGGLS from the coding sequence ATGACCAAACCCCTGACCACCAGGCAGCACGAGATCCTCCGCCACGTAGCGACCAGCATTCGCCGAACCGGCATCGTGCCGTCGGTGCGCGAGATCGGGCATGCGCTCGGTATGCGGTCGCCCTCCACCGTGCACCAGCACCTCTCGGCCCTGGCCCGCAAGGGATTTCTGCGCCGCGACGGCGACCGGATGCGGGTGCTCGAGATCACCGACCGCACGCCGTTGAAAGAAGGAGAGGAGGCCGTTCACCTGCCTCTTATCGGACGCGTGTCCGCGGGCATGCCGGTGCTTGCGGAGCAGCACGTTGAGGACATGATCCCGATCCCCAGGAGTTTTGTCGGGTGGAACGACGAGAGCTTCCTTCTCACGGTGCGGGGAGACAGCATGATCGGCGCAGGGATCTTCGACGGCGACCTGGTGATCGTCCGGTGCCAGGCCACCGCCTCCTCCGGAGACATCGTCGTTGCGCTCCAGGGTGAGGAGGCCACCGTCAAGCGGCTGGCCGTGGAGGACGGCGGGCCGTATCTGCGGTCGGAGAACCCGGCCTACGCTCCGATTCGGGGTGAGTTCGAGATCCTGGGCAAGGTGGTCGGCCTGCTACGGCGCTTCCCAGCCGGGGGGCTGTCATGA
- a CDS encoding threonine/serine dehydratase: protein MTAPALGRLPGLADIQDAVARIAPYARRTPVHPWDERQGIFLKLESLQPTGSFKVRGAANHLSTVAGKVSGVVTASSGNHGQAVAYVAARLGMAAVVVVPETVPLVKAGAITGYGAELVRCGTTMSERYDMATRLAQERGLHMVPSFDDFLVIAGQGTCGLEILEQVPDLAAVAVPASGGGLLSGVALTIKALRPQVRIIGVEPINVARFAASRAAGKRVSVPSVDTVADGLRGQKPGELTWEATCRAVDEFVAVDDAAILEAVRRLCVEAHLAVEPSGAISVAALLAGLVKHRPAVAVVSGGNLDPALLASLLTSLPARPG, encoded by the coding sequence ATGACCGCGCCCGCGCTCGGCCGGCTGCCTGGACTCGCCGACATCCAAGACGCGGTCGCGCGCATCGCGCCCTACGCGCGCCGCACCCCGGTTCACCCGTGGGACGAGCGGCAGGGGATCTTCTTGAAGCTGGAGAGTCTCCAGCCGACAGGGTCATTCAAGGTGCGCGGGGCCGCGAACCACCTCAGCACGGTCGCAGGCAAGGTGTCGGGCGTGGTCACCGCCTCCTCCGGCAACCACGGGCAGGCGGTCGCCTACGTGGCTGCGCGCCTGGGCATGGCGGCAGTCGTCGTGGTGCCGGAGACGGTCCCCTTGGTCAAAGCCGGCGCGATTACCGGATACGGGGCCGAGCTGGTCCGGTGCGGAACCACCATGTCGGAGCGGTACGACATGGCGACGCGCCTGGCCCAGGAGCGGGGGCTCCACATGGTGCCCTCGTTTGACGACTTCCTCGTGATCGCCGGCCAGGGGACCTGCGGTCTCGAGATCCTGGAACAGGTCCCGGACCTGGCAGCGGTGGCGGTGCCGGCCAGCGGCGGAGGGCTGCTCTCCGGCGTGGCGTTGACTATTAAGGCGCTGCGGCCGCAGGTGCGGATAATCGGCGTGGAGCCGATCAATGTGGCCAGATTCGCGGCATCGCGGGCAGCCGGGAAGCGGGTCTCGGTGCCGTCGGTGGACACCGTTGCCGACGGACTCCGCGGGCAGAAGCCCGGAGAGTTGACCTGGGAGGCCACCTGTCGGGCAGTGGATGAGTTCGTGGCCGTGGACGACGCCGCCATCCTGGAGGCGGTCCGCCGCCTCTGCGTGGAGGCGCACCTGGCAGTCGAGCCGTCAGGCGCCATTTCCGTGGCGGCGCTGCTGGCAGGCCTGGTCAAGCACCGTCCGGCCGTGGCTGTGGTCAGCGGCGGCAACCTGGATCCGGCGCTCCTGGCCAGTCTCCTGACCAGTCTCCCGGCCCGTCCGGGCTAG
- the gcvPB gene encoding aminomethyl-transferring glycine dehydrogenase subunit GcvPB translates to MTMPVIFERSVPGRIASAPPAPDVPEAPMETIVGEEHLRETPPALPEVSELDLVRHYTRLSHRNYSVDAGFYPLGSCTMKYNPKVNEDAAGLAGFARLHPNTPAPLAQGALELLWRLEQMLCEISGMDRVTFQPAAGAHGEMTALMMIRAYLEDRGERRTRVIVPDSAHGTNPASAAMCGFEVTTVRSDARGNIDHAALRRAADGSVAALMLTNPNTLGLFEEGVCEVAEIVHNCGALMYLDGANFNAMLGITRPGDQGFDAMHINVHKTFGTPHGGGGPGAGPVAVKRLLEPYMPAPTVEREGDRFLLDGDRPKSIGRVRAFNGNFGIFVRAYAYLLAYGPLLRQVSEAAVLNANYLLALLRPHFDLPYDRRCMHEFVLSGRRQKEQYGIRTLEMAKRLLDYGFHAPTVYFPLSVSEAIMIEPTETESRQTLDEFADAMIRVAGECATDPETVRNAPHSTVVTRLDEVAASRKLNLRWAAGGRRGS, encoded by the coding sequence ATGACTATGCCTGTGATCTTCGAACGCAGCGTGCCCGGCCGCATCGCCTCGGCCCCACCCGCCCCGGACGTGCCGGAGGCGCCGATGGAGACGATCGTCGGGGAGGAGCATCTCCGGGAGACCCCGCCGGCCCTGCCCGAGGTGAGCGAGCTCGACCTCGTGCGGCACTACACGCGGCTCTCGCATCGGAACTACTCCGTTGACGCGGGTTTCTATCCGCTCGGGTCGTGCACGATGAAGTACAACCCAAAGGTGAACGAAGACGCTGCAGGACTGGCGGGGTTTGCCCGGCTTCACCCCAACACGCCCGCGCCGCTGGCGCAGGGCGCGCTTGAACTCCTGTGGCGCCTCGAGCAGATGCTCTGCGAGATCAGCGGGATGGACCGGGTCACCTTCCAGCCGGCGGCCGGAGCGCACGGGGAGATGACCGCGCTCATGATGATCCGCGCGTATCTCGAGGACCGCGGCGAGCGCCGCACGCGCGTGATCGTGCCCGACTCGGCGCACGGCACCAACCCGGCGTCCGCGGCCATGTGCGGGTTCGAGGTCACCACCGTGCGCAGCGACGCCCGCGGGAACATTGACCATGCCGCCCTGCGCCGCGCCGCCGACGGCTCTGTGGCAGCCCTGATGCTGACCAACCCCAACACCCTTGGGCTCTTCGAGGAAGGCGTCTGCGAGGTGGCCGAGATAGTGCACAACTGCGGCGCGCTGATGTACCTCGACGGCGCGAACTTCAACGCGATGCTGGGCATCACGCGCCCGGGCGACCAGGGGTTCGACGCAATGCACATAAACGTGCACAAGACCTTCGGCACGCCCCACGGCGGCGGAGGCCCAGGCGCCGGACCGGTCGCGGTGAAGCGTCTGCTCGAGCCGTACATGCCGGCCCCGACGGTTGAGCGCGAGGGCGACCGGTTCCTCCTCGACGGCGACAGGCCCAAGTCCATCGGCCGCGTGCGCGCCTTCAACGGCAACTTCGGGATCTTCGTGCGCGCCTACGCCTACCTGCTGGCATACGGGCCCCTGCTGCGCCAGGTGTCCGAGGCGGCGGTGCTCAACGCCAACTACCTGCTGGCACTGCTGAGGCCCCACTTCGATCTGCCCTATGACCGGCGGTGCATGCACGAGTTCGTGCTGTCGGGCCGGAGACAGAAGGAGCAGTACGGGATCAGGACGCTCGAGATGGCCAAGCGCCTGCTCGACTACGGATTCCATGCGCCTACGGTCTACTTCCCGCTGAGCGTGAGCGAGGCGATCATGATAGAACCGACCGAGACCGAGAGCAGGCAGACGCTGGACGAGTTCGCCGACGCGATGATCCGCGTGGCCGGGGAGTGCGCAACCGACCCCGAGACCGTGCGGAACGCGCCGCACAGCACCGTTGTGACGCGCCTCGACGAGGTGGCCGCGTCCCGCAAGCTCAATCTGCGGTGGGCCGCGGGAGGGAGGAGAGGCTCATGA